GGTACTGGCCAGGAGGCAGGTCGGAGCGCGGGCGGCGGGGGCGGCCTGCGAATCCGGGCGTCGGGAGGGCCATGAGAGGAGTCTGGCACCGGCGCGCGGGCTCTGCCATCGGTCAGATGACTGCTCCTCACCCCTTCAGCCGGTAGCCGACGAGCAGCGGTCCCCCGGCGCGCAGCAGCACCTCGACCGCGGCCCGGTGCAGCACCGCGGTGTCGCCGTAGAGCACAACGTGCCGGTGCCCGTCGACCAGCCGCTCGGCCAGGTCCGGGTCGGCGTCGCGCAGGGCCCGGGCCAGGGCCTTGCCGCCCCCGCTCCAGCGACCGGCCGTGGCCAGGGCCAGCTCGGCGGTCCGCTGCAGCACCGCGCCGGCCAGGTGGACGAGCTCGTCCTCCACGTCGCAGCCGGCCAGGTCGTCGAGCAGGTCGGTCAGCCGGTAGCGCATCGCGTCGAGCTCGGCGGCGTCCAGCGCTGGCGGGCCGGCGGCGATCCGGGCGGCCGCGGTCGCCGCGATCTCCGGGGCGATCCCGGCAGGGTCGGTGAGCACCGCCCCGAGCGCGCACATCCTCAGCAGCGAGCAGACCCGACGGCCGGCGTCCAGCGCCCAGAAGTGGTCGAGGCTCTGCCGGGTGTGCACGAACGCCTCCACGGTCCACCGCTCGTGCTCGAAGGTCTCCCGGTACGGCGCCGGCGGCCCGGCGAGCAGCACCACCACGTCGAGGTCGGAGGTGGGCGTCCGCTCGGCGGTGAGCACGCTGCCGCCGAGGAACGCCGCCCGCGCCTGCGGGAAGCGGCTGCCCACGAACGAGGCGGCGGCTTCGAGCGGCTCGGGTCGGTCGCCGTACATGGCCACCATCGTGGCGGCTGGGCCGCCCGGATGCGTGGATTTCACTCCGGGCGGGCTATTCCGGACACAGCGCGCCTCCGACACACTGGCTCGATGAAGGCTCTCGTGACGGTCGTGGCGCTGCTCGGCGCCCTCGCCGCCGTGACTGCCGGGGTGCTCCCGGCGCTGTCGGTGACGCTCGACGGCCGCGCTGACGTGACCAGCGCCAGGGCGGCCGTCGCGGCCGGGCCCGCACCGGCCGCCCGGGGCCGGGAGAAGCACGAGAAGAAGAACCGGCCAGAGCCGGGGTGGATGCGCCACCAGCACGGGCCGGCCAGCCACGGCCGGCTCATGCGCGCCTGGGCGCACTGCGTTGCCGAGCACGCATCGGCCCGCCGGGACGGCGGCGACGACGGCCGTGGGGACGCCGGGGGCTCCGAGGACCGGTTCGACCCGGAGTCTGCCTGCGGCACCCGTCCGGTCCCTCCGGGTCGGCAGCACCGACCGGGTGACACCGGCGAACAGCCGGACCGGGACGGCGACGAGCGCTGAGGCGCGCCACGGCGCCGGCCGCGGCCGGGGGTCAGCCGCCGGCGACGGCGGGGATCACCGAGACCTGGGCCCCCTCGGGGGTGGCCGTGTCGAGCGCCTCGAGGAACCGGACGTCGTCGTTGCCGACGTAGACGTTCACGAACCTGCGGATCGCGCCCTGGT
The DNA window shown above is from Nocardioides mesophilus and carries:
- a CDS encoding nucleotidyltransferase domain-containing protein — translated: MYGDRPEPLEAAASFVGSRFPQARAAFLGGSVLTAERTPTSDLDVVVLLAGPPAPYRETFEHERWTVEAFVHTRQSLDHFWALDAGRRVCSLLRMCALGAVLTDPAGIAPEIAATAAARIAAGPPALDAAELDAMRYRLTDLLDDLAGCDVEDELVHLAGAVLQRTAELALATAGRWSGGGKALARALRDADPDLAERLVDGHRHVVLYGDTAVLHRAAVEVLLRAGGPLLVGYRLKG